DNA sequence from the Penicillium psychrofluorescens genome assembly, chromosome: 3 genome:
CCTCAGCTCTGTCTATCCTGAGACAGCTCTACAATCTTCAAAAAACGATTCAGAAGAAGACAGATCCCAATCACCTGgccacagcagcagtcaTGCTTTGCAAGGTAGCTGAACGGGAACTACTCACAGCAGAGCAAGGCGAGGGCAGTCAATCCAGAAACTCCAAGCCTCAAGAAACAAAGCAGTCAGAGCTCCCCGCTACGATCAACGCAGTCAAGCTGTCATTTCAACCTGTGAAGCGTGCCCTGGCTAGATTGCCCAGCACAGAGGATGGTAAGAAGTGCCGTGGTCAAGTCACCTATTACCTGGTGTGTCTATTCGAGTCGACCATGACGGCCCTCGCCCAACACTGCAATCCCATTCAACTCAGCAGCCGAAAACAGAGGCTCCGGACCAGCACCAGGATGAAAGCTCAAGCCAGTAAACAGACCCCGGTTGCTCCAACTCCTACAGATGAAACACCTCGGCATCTGACGGGATTACTCTACGCCATGGCCCAGTCACTCGATTTAGCTTGCTCTCCAGACCGGGAGGTTATGGAGGGGCTCTTTTATGTTCTTCTCGAACGTATGGGTGATATACTGGCTCTGTCTGTCGGTACCAGTCAGGGAGCACCGCTACCTGCAGCGTGTGGCCGGGCGGGACATGAGAATGTATCTGCTCAAAATGTGCAGGCTGAAGGGTTGTACCTGGTCTGGCTGTTAGAAAAGATGCTTGCCCTCTTGGCCAAATCTCAATCGCCATGCTCTGCCACAGCAGACCTTATCACAAAGGTCAAGGATCGTCTTCAGAGAATTCTACGACAGCCTGACCGGGGCCGCGAGAGTTCTCAAGCCCAGAGCACCTTGATACGTCCGGCAACTCCTCCACCCCAGAAGGTTGATTGCAAATCATTCAACGAGCAAACATTCTCGGACTGGTTTCAGCAAGAATTGTGGCGCTTGGCCGGTGCTGATATGCTGGCAGTTATCCTGGCACCAGACTAGACGATCTAGATGCCATTTCGATCTTAATCACGACTCCGCTTTAATTACCAGCACCTACACAACAACTCCATTCCCGTTGAGAACTggatgatcatcttcttcaataCTCTTCCAGCCT
Encoded proteins:
- a CDS encoding uncharacterized protein (ID:PFLUO_004966-T1.cds;~source:funannotate), producing the protein MSIWSSTPALITITGYFVQIRQSIKKDKDLQLTAPTKFFDSVGFWQQAFEESEAEQSKLRDRIFELEQRIEGLAAKLRMGTVTDSTDNGLPIVAGRNTTIGEPPRKRARMRKSTRRELPPALEDDELPKLETGTLSILRQLYNLQKTIQKKTDPNHLATAAVMLCKVAERELLTAEQGEGSQSRNSKPQETKQSELPATINAVKLSFQPVKRALARLPSTEDGKKCRGQVTYYLVCLFESTMTALAQHCNPIQLSSRKQRLRTSTRMKAQASKQTPVAPTPTDETPRHLTGLLYAMAQSLDLACSPDREVMEGLFYVLLERMGDILALSVGTSQGAPLPAACGRAGHENVSAQNVQAEGLYLVWLLEKMLALLAKSQSPCSATADLITKVKDRLQRILRQPDRGRESSQAQSTLIRPATPPPQKVDCKSFNEQTFSDWFQQELWRLAGADMLAVILAPD